In Thunnus thynnus chromosome 4, fThuThy2.1, whole genome shotgun sequence, the DNA window TACAACCTCACCAAatgtgggttgttttttttttttttttttgtctaaactgGATGTGAATTCATGTATTGGAGAGGGATAACTGAGCACTGTCTTTCTGGGCCTATCTGTGGGAAGTTTTCATTTTGATCTGTGTCAAGAGATCCTAGTTCTCAGGAAATCTGTGGGCTACTGTCAGCCTGTGACAAGACAGTGCTAAAGCTGGGAGAGAGCCCAGGAGAAATCTGCAGGAGAACCGATCAGTCCCACCATGCAATCTCAACTCCAGCCTCTAATTTCctgagcaaatgttactcaCCAGTCCTTGGCCTCAGAGTGGGCATGATAAAAGTTGGGGTGGGtggtttgaaaatgtgaaaaagctGTGTCTAACTAGGCCATGGAAACTTTAACACCATCCACTTATAGGCCTTTACTGGAGGAATGATCATCATATGGTCCACCAAGAAAAGAATAGGCTCCTTCAGGAGACTAATAAAGAGCTCTCACTGCGTAAATGTAAGaattaagaaagaaagaagtctTTATGGTGCGGTTGTTCAGAATTTCTAACGCTCATTGTATCAGTTTATAAGTTAAGTCAATGATGACGTTACGCATTAACATTGACAAACAGACATTGTaatgttttgtgtctgtatctACCACCATTTACATGTGCATGAGGAGGACATAATTCTTAAAACACCTCTCAGTGTAATACAATAACACTGCTAACTACAGCTTCAACAATTATGGGGTTTAATCAGCACCTCTATGACACAGTTTTAACAAAAGAGAACATCATCATTTCCCCTGAAGCATTCTGTTACTACTTTAAACCAcgctgctattattattattatggctactattatattttcattcttgctttgtttgtcttgttttatgttAAGTTTTGTATGTCAACCTGTTTTCCTTTGTCTGCCattgtgtattttatctgtTCCTATCATTGTTGTATCTGTAAAAtcactattttgtgttttgttttctcaccaataaaaagttttttgtttttttttttgtttttttaaaaagggggaaataataataataaataaataatactataGTAACAGACAAACTAAAAAAGAGAACATTGTGAGCTTCACATATATACTATAGGATTTGTTGCAAGGCGGTTGCATTGTTGCATTAGACTATACAGATGTGCaggtaaagaaaaataacaaatgtgaTAAATGCACATAGACAATTCTCTATATCGGCAGTGTTGGAAAGCAGATGATAGAACTCGGGACTATATGGTCTGAGTTAGATCAGATATGACACATCTGAGTTAAAATGTTGAGCACTTTAATAACCTCATATTTGACCCCCTGAAAATGGGTAGTTGCATAgtgaatttgaaataaaatacgtttttttttactttaaatgccAACAGTAATGAATTTAGCCTGTGAGGGTTATGTCCATGATAATGAAGACACAGTAGCTACATATTTAAAAGAgagtgggggagagagagggctCAAATCACCTGTGGATTACTGTAAATGAGGGTGTAAATGTTTTGAGACAAACTGTTATGtatgaaacattttgttgtatatgaCATTGTATGTGATGTTTGTTGTTACCAGAAGCTGTTTGGTTTAAGTTATTTGGTTTCTTGTGCACCACACCCACCTTTTACGAAACAGACTGTTTAGGGTCATTAACATAATAACAGCATGATTCCTGAGACGCCGGTCCTATTGGCTGGCACATGGTGCCTTCCCTTCCCTTAGGCGATATCTAAAGACTTTAAGCCTGATTCAGACTTGAATGGAAAGCATTAGACAATGaatgtcttctttcttttcaggTGCAACGTCACACCGATGGGGTAGCTCTGAACAGCGTGGTCAAATGGTGATCAGttcatcacattaaaaaatcaGCAGAACATGGAGAACCCCATTTTTACCTGGTTATATAGTATGGCTGTAGCTTAATTGTTTCAGTATTTAGATCATCCATAGCATTTAGTTTGTAAATTCACTTAGCGTACTGTACAGTAAAATGATATAATTCACTCACACCCACAGCATTGTCTTCTATCACTTTCTATGATTGAAACACTTTGATGAATAATGTCATCCAgttattttattgctttatcatttttaaatagaATTTTGACATTAGATACACCTTTATATCTATAATCTTTATACTGTTACTGCCACCATGTTGCTAGATTGCAAACACATGCTCCTGTTCCTCATGGActtgaaattaaattgaaagCAACTGTGGTCATCTGTAATAGCCTATTATACTGAATATTTGGATATCTGATAATATGGTGATTTTAATACTGATTGTATCagttttatcaaaaatattataACATTATGAAATTAATTATCTCCCTGTATTACATATTGAGTGCAGATAGCATCATACATTTATTGCTAATGTAATGTTGACTGTTTGATCAGGTGCCTACATTAAACCAACATTAATACTGTAAAAGAGGTTATCTTAAGCCTTAGGTTTAATCACTTTGAGAAAGGTATTCAATATTGATGGAATAAACTGTCCAATAAAAATTCATATGCTCTAAGAttataataatgtattattttaatatggtaacatgttttgttttttttatcaggagCTGTATGTGTCTTTGTCATCAGTGTTACACACTATTATGTGTGCTATAAATGAActgaacaaattattttttaaagttagaTTTTCAAAGGTTTCATTCATAAAACGTAACATTTCTCAGCAGGAACAACTAAtgagtttcatgtttgtttgtttcaaagcACTTGGCCAAAAAGtcgttttattttttgtttgcgTTTCCATGGTATCTGAAAATAGCAAGGGCGTCTTTCATGAGGCGCATCTCATTTAACTTGTTACAttacacatcacatcacatattacatttcacacattgaatcttttgtcttttatagAATTTTATCTCTCAATATTTTGTCGAATACTAATATGTTTTAGTGTAAAACTGCATTCGGCTATGATGAGGAGCTGTGAAATATTTACTGAGAATATTAGGTGTGTCTGTATAGTaatgtgaatgtttgtacaGACATGAGCTAGTGTCAATGTTTCCATAGCAACTGAAGTTTTGggctgtgacctgcagtgttagaagaagtattcagatcctttacttaagtaaaattatcAATACCACGATGCAAAAATACTTCTTTACCAGTAAAAATCCttcatttaaaatcctactctAGAAAAAGTATTGAAGTTCTTACCAGCTAAATTTATTTAAagtagtaaagtaaaagtactaattttgcagaaaattgTGCACATTCTCTGCAAAATTagcacttttactttagtactttaagcaggattttaacttttttttacttgtaataaaatatttttacattgtggcattgatacttttacttaagtaaaagatctgagtacttcctccaacactgcaggtcaccTAATCTGATGAGTCACCAAATGTGGTGTAACACCAGTCGTTTAGCTAGGAGTACACAAACAGCTTTGTTCCTTTGAGTCACCCTCagtttattatttacagtaaaagttGTGGTTGTTAAGTCATGGTGTTAATTCAATTTGTCAATATCCTGTGACACTGTctcatttacaaacaaaacatggtTGTAGATAAAAAGTggatttaatttttattttggcCATAATATTGGTTTATACATGGATGGTGTGTATATTCCTTAAACTTATTCCACAAGGTAGCATGTTGtttctatttgtattttatcataaaaatgtttacCAGCTTTACCAGGCTCAGTAGAATTTGGATatgaaaaatgtctgctgtgttttgtttggtaacAAAGTAACCTTacactaattttatcaattcaGTCAGTGTCCCCTATTGAACTTTTCTCCAGTTGTTAAAAGTAGAGGCTGAAAGTGCATGACTACCCTCTGCTGGTGGCTTATACACAGCATGCAACCTACTGTATTTAATGATGAATATGCAAACTGTAGCAGAGTACTGGCACCAGTCCACTAGATATTAACACAAAgattttttattactattattattttattttagaacTTTTATGACATTATCAATTTTATGTTTACCACATGATTACAACTTATTGCATTACATTTGTTGCATTATTGTTTTTAGTCCAGTAAGGTGTGGTCATTCATTCACAAGTAATAATATTAGTAGACTCATAGTATCACATATGGGAGTAACCAAAACCTAATGACAGCTATCTGTACTTTAGGTACATTTACGTACATTAATCAGAAGTTTCGGTGTGGCAGCGTCATCACTAGATACTTGTTCCTGTGACTTTCTGTGAAATAACAATCATCAGGAAGTAAAAATAGTTTAGTACAATTTCACAATGTTAGAGGAAAATTTAACTCTGTCATGGAAGTATTTCGCATGCCCTGACATCACCCCCTACTGAATGAACCTGAGTCCCTTTactttgatgatgtcactgctgtGAAATGTTCTGGCAGGTGGCTGTGCCATGCATAGTGTTAAGTataaaagactattttgtgcaGGCTGCTTGACAGTCTTCTGAAATGTGTAACTTAATGTTAGCTAAGCACTAAATAGTACAAATAGTTAAGTGTCATTTTGAgtgatttcactttgttttctcactttgtggctttgtgatttatttttggtGCATACAGTATGACACTGTCAACTGAAGAGTATTGTGTAACACTTTCGGTCACCAGCCACACCTTTCCACGCCTCCTAAAAAGCAATAGTTACAGTTGAGCCAGGCTCAAGAATATAAGTGTGGTTCCAGCAGCTATGGATTATTTATCTGCGGAACAGCAGAAGTATCAGACCTTACAAAAACATGCTGTGGACAATATTCTTACTGCTTAATGGATTGCTTATACTAGTTCTCCTTTACGCCGCTCGCACAAGGTAAAGCCATTCATTTATACTGTGTATAGATTTTTTCAGATATGAAATTATTAACAAAGATTCACTGAACAAGTTGTATGAGTCTGAAGAGTTACAAAATACTGCAAAAGTGTAAATTAATGTTATCACTTAGAAAAAGGTTTACTATTGTTATTTACTAAAGTTAAtagtaatattaaaaaaaacacagattaatGATATTGATGAAGAGTATTAATTTTATTAGAATACCTCTTCATATAATCATTGATATAATCTGTCAAAAATTTGTAATTgtgctgacttttaaaaatgtgagattttcagcattttgtattgtatattttgtatcaAAATTATTCTAATGGCTTAAACTATGACCTAATCACGTGTTGCATGGCTTTTCAACCACACAATAGACATCTCTAATCGGTATGACTTTGTAATGACTTCATGTGAACTCCAAACCTGCTGGTTAAGATTTATGAGATACAAATAAACcaactttttgttattttaatgtgtttccttATACTGTACCTGACAGACAGAAGAACGAGCCACCTCTGGACAAAGGTTTCATTCCATGGTTGGGACATGCACTTGAGTTTGGAAAAGATGCTGCAAAGTTTTTGGccagaatgaaagaaaaacatgggGATATCTTTACAGTAAGTTCATATGAAGATTGTGTAACTGTGATCTAGAACTTTCATCTCTAAAAAAGGGAACTTCTAAGGAAGTGAGAAGCTGTTTTGAAATTGATGATGCAGATAATTATGAAATGGTTTGAAAGGACAAATGTCAAAGATGTTTGTGCATACAGGAGCAGGACTTTTGTATGTGGATCTGGTATTGTAAATTATGATGATCTGAAATGCAAACCAGGCCTTCATATGAAAGCAATAAAATGTTCCTTTTAAAAAGATGCAATTTTGCATGTGTCATTGTAGCAAGTTGCTTTCACAATTGCTTCCTAGCAAGTAAGTGGCCACATCACATGGTTCTAAAGTAAGAGaccaaaaatgaaacaattttcTGGGATAAAATCTGTAATGAAATCAACTGAAGGATGCAACTGAAACCAATGAATATTTGAACAACTAAAATAATGTCCCTCCAGGTCTGTGTTGCGGGCCATTATGTGACTGTGCTGTTGGACCCAAACTCCTTTGATGCTGTGCTGAATGACACAGTCTTCTTGGACTTCACCCAAAACAGAAACCAGCTCAAAAAAAGAATCTTCAGTCTACAGCTGCCAATAAGCCTCAAGCCTTCAGCAGAAAGGAAATGGATGGAAAAGTAATGAATGCATCTTTTAAACACAGACCTTATAGACCTAAAACCCTATGGTTCACTGAGTGAGTGTTGCAATCTAAATATTGTCTCTATTTGGCctgtttttcagccattttcaaGGTTTCAATCTATCCAAGCTCTGCACTTCCATGAACATTCACCTTCAGAACCTGCTGCTGAATGAGCAGAAAGGCTGCAGCCTTTCAGAGTGGAAACAGGAGGGACTCTTCAGCCTCTGCTACAGCCTTCTTTTCAGGTGACATACATCATTATAACCTAGCCAgttaataaatcaaaatataaatcaaatagAAAAAGGATGGGATGTCAGAGTTTATACTACTAAACTGAcaaagattattattatgaattaatTAAGCTTATATATTATTGTCCTCAGGGCTGGATATCTTACATTGTTTGAAAGGAGAGACAATACCGCTGCAGTCTACAAAGAGTTCCGCAAGTTTGATGATCTTCTCACCAAACTGGCTCGCTGCTCAATCAAGCGAGGTAAGCTGCACAATGGTGAATGAAAGGAAACTGTTTCGCTTTCAACTGCCTATCTGACTACTACATCTGGACAGCACAGAGGGAAATGCATGAATTTATGTTGGATCCCTGACAGGAGAAAGCAAAACGGCCAACTCGGCACGGGAACAACTGTGGGAGCTGCTGTCCCCAAACTGGCTGAGTGGAGGGTCTGAGTCGAGCTCCTGGCAGCAGAGCTACCATCAGTTCCTTCAGGAGGAGGGAGTAGATGCTGAAATGCAGAAAAGAGctttactgttgcagctgtggACCACACAGGTGAGAGCTGTTTCAATGTCTTtttcccacacatacacacacacacacacacacaaggccaCACAATAAATACCAAAGCACACAAACTTCCCCACACCCAGAGTTGCATGCTTGAATTCCTCTGAGCTCAGACAGACAACAATGCAGAGGTAAGAGCCAGTGGATTCCTCCCCTGGCAGTTACTAAGAACAACCTGCCTCAACCTGTAACTCAGAGTGGAGTTTTACCAGTTTTGATCCTGTGATTCAGTTTCCAAGACACCTCATGAAAGTTTAGTGATTACACACATTGTTTTCCTACATCAAAGTTTCAGATACTCATATCCGGAAAACATGATGTCATTCAAACATGACAGCCCATATAAAACTCTACAGGATTTGCTTTGTCTAGTGTAAGCTTACACTTTGGATTAGCCAATAATATTAACCTCACCCTAAATCAAGCTTCTTGCACAAATAGTGTAGTTAGTTTCAAGTTACTACAGTGCACAAGTTGGCATTATTAGCAATATTGACACAGTTGTGAATACAGAAATGTTGCTGCCCCGGTCTCACAACTCAAGACAAGACCAGAGTGATATAGTGCCATTTCTCTGTTCTGCCAGGTGGGGGAGATAGCAAGCTGTTTTATTGTGTCTTATTGTCTGCAGTTCAGATATGCTACATTTTAGCTTTCATAATAGCTTTAGCCCTCTGTTAACCTACCAGTCTCACCGGTACAATGATTGCACACCCTATAATgccagtgtacagtgtgtgagGAGAGACCTTGGCCTGGCCACCCTTTTCAGATGCACTGCTGGTTTGGGAAAGACCACTAGTCttccagtgtgtttgtttgtgctttatCACGTCTGCTGGGATATGGGAGCACACAGTCTCAGTCTGGGATGGAAAGTGGAGCAGCACTGCAGAGAATAGAGGGATTAGATGTGAGACTAGCGAGAGGTGCCAGAGTGAATATGGCTTATACATGTGTTGCAGGCAGACTGAGGTACTTCAGAAGAAATTGCAATGCTTAGGATTTCACTAGAGCCACCTATAAACCTCATCATGGGTGCTGTACAAGCTGGAGGTTGCTTTCCTCTCTCCATTTCTAAACAATCAATGTTATTGACTGAAACATATATAGACTAAGATTGATTTATCATTTACTTTCCTTTTAAGAGAAAAGATGACTTTTCAAAAAAGAGATTTGTTGTGTGGTCTGTACACTCTCATGCCCACACAAATGAATCGCTGACCATATCTGGAAAATCAGTCCATGGAAAACACAGCAGGTGACTCACTGAAACGTTAATCTTGAGTGAATCTTGTGTTCCTAACTTTACCCAGTGAACCAAGAAGTACCATCCTGCTAACTACTAACTACCCTGCTGTTAGGATAACCAGATTCATATCATTATCTGAGGCAGGTGATCTGGTGATCTGGAGATCTAAGAGGGCAAAGAGACAGTATGATGCACACATAGTTGCTTTTGGGCATTTGCCCGAGCTGTCAATGGAGAGCTGACCTGAGATGTGCAGAGTTTAAGAGAACAGCTCCCTTAACCCATAGCAATTACTATCTGACAGGCTCAGGTGTCTCTCCCTGAGAGGCTGACAGCAGCGTCTACAAAGTGCAGACTCCTTCACTGGCTTCTCCTCATATCAGTCATATTCAGACAGCAGCACTGCAGAGTTCTGAGAGGAAATATTAGATGAAATATTCCCAACAGTAAATAGGCAATAACTCATATACATGGATATACAAAAGATAATTCAAAATTTACACTGACttttgtgcagttttaatgACTGTGTGGAGTGTGACCTAATTTAAGTGTTTTTCCATTCAGTGTAACGCTGGACCTGCTGCGTTTTGGCTATTGGGCTTCCTCCTCACTCACCCCGATGCTATGGAGGCTGTTAAATCAGAGATCAGAGGCCTAACTCTCCAGGACAGTTCCCTACAGCATCCCCCCATCAACCCACTTGAAGCACACAGCACACCTGTGTTTGGTAGGTAACAGCTGCTTGCAGCCTTTTCAGTTATTCTCTTGAGCTCTTCCGCCTTAGGGTTTAGCCAAACCAATGAGTTTGAAACAGAGGCTCATTTGACTTGTTGGAAATAACAAGATAAGAGAAGCATCCTGAAACAATGACAGTGACAATTAAAGTTTGACCTTTGATTCAATTAAATAGTGATTGCcttttttcatgtattcataTCTGTGCAAATGTTTGTACCTCTTCAAATTACGCCTGAGGGCACCGCTGACATAACTCGCACTGACACCCCTCTGACATCATCCACTCTGCTGTCCTTTTCCATTCTGCAGATAGCGTTCTGAGTGAGACCCTACGGCTCACCGCTGCGGTAATGATCAGCAGAGAGGTGGTGCAAGACAAGATCCTGCGCATGGCCGATGGACAGGAATACCACCTCAGACGAGgggacagagtgtgtgtgttcccctTCCTCAGCCCGCAAATGGACCCCGAGATACACCAAGAACCGCAGGTACTTTGATCACACACCCACAGACTACAATCAATGTACTACCATCACAAAAATGAATAAggtgtatgtttttataaaacaaaactgcacTGTTGCTGTAATCACTTAACATTCTGTGGGATATATGGAGCCTCCACCATCATTATACATATGGTGTACCTCCACTGTGATATTTCTAAGCCTTCTTGAGGAGGCAGGATCAAGCAGTGTGATTTAAATCACTGACAGAATACATCCTTTGGAGATACTGTAATCTGGTAAATGCCTACAAGTTCAACAAAAGGCTGactgtgagagagtgagagataaAGATCTCAGCGTTCCAAATTCTCAATATTCATTCTTAAAGGGTTTGagaatctgcattttttttttttgagattcATATAATGTTTAAGTAAGACATGGAAGGGAAGCCATATGCATAATGAAGCATGTTTGTATAATATTATAATGCATACATCTTGTCATCCTCTTAACAGGTTTTCAAGTATGATCGCTTCTTAAATAATGATCTGACAGTGAAGGATAAATTCTACAAGGATGGAAAAAGGCTGAAGTACTACACCATGCCTTGGGGCGCAGGGAGTAATATGTGCGTTGGGAAAGAATTTGCTGTTACAGCCATTAAAAAGTGAGTCTTTTTTAGATTCATATCTCTCCGTGATGTATCTCAAGTTTTCAAATGATGTGTTCATGATCAAAGCATTTCCTGCAATTTCATCCCGATAACTAGACCCGAACCAGTCAAATCCATCTCCACATAATATTCCCCTTTATTATCGTTTCAGTCCTGCTTTCATGTTCTCTATCATTATTAGCAACAAGCTGTAATGTAGTAATTGCTTATGCTCTGTAATGAGCTGTATGAAAGAGGCTAAGGGTAATAGAGGACAGTCAGTTAGGAGAGCATGTCTTTGCCAGACATCATATCCTGATACAAAGGTGAAAGGTCAATCCTTGTAATTCACAACACTCAAAAAGAAGAACAGCATAGTTTGGAGTTTTAGATATTTTGCTATTTCTAATCAGATTGGTTGATTTACCTGATGTTATTTTCCATCACATCATTTCTTTTCCTCAAGTGGGTTAAACCATATATGTGCAGAACCTGTATGTTTTGATAAGTCATGTTTATtggtggttgtttttttcacctgttcAAACCTGATTCGCCCCTTGTGTCTTATCTAGATTCGTGTTCTTGCTCTTGACCCATCTTGATCTGGAGATGTGTGACCCAGAGGCTAAATTGCCACCAGTTAATGCCAGTCGTTACGGTTTCGGGATGCTCCAGCCAGATGGAGAGCTGCAGGTCCGGTACAGACTGAAGAGGACGCAACATGAAATGTGATTTGTAACTCAAATGAtgttaaatgattgattgatcttatttttttcttatatgtttaattatttattctgtaTTCACTCAGCGCACCTACTtgtaaataattatatttaaattctTCATGtgtaattatctttttttaataaaaaaaacaaagtcctgACACTGTCATTTTTGATTGACTACAAGTCGCCTCCATACATTCAGCTACACTTTTGAACATTT includes these proteins:
- the ptgis gene encoding prostacyclin synthase encodes the protein MLWTIFLLLNGLLILVLLYAARTRQKNEPPLDKGFIPWLGHALEFGKDAAKFLARMKEKHGDIFTVCVAGHYVTVLLDPNSFDAVLNDTVFLDFTQNRNQLKKRIFSLQLPISLKPSAERKWMENHFQGFNLSKLCTSMNIHLQNLLLNEQKGCSLSEWKQEGLFSLCYSLLFRAGYLTLFERRDNTAAVYKEFRKFDDLLTKLARCSIKRGESKTANSAREQLWELLSPNWLSGGSESSSWQQSYHQFLQEEGVDAEMQKRALLLQLWTTQCNAGPAAFWLLGFLLTHPDAMEAVKSEIRGLTLQDSSLQHPPINPLEAHSTPVFDSVLSETLRLTAAVMISREVVQDKILRMADGQEYHLRRGDRVCVFPFLSPQMDPEIHQEPQVFKYDRFLNNDLTVKDKFYKDGKRLKYYTMPWGAGSNMCVGKEFAVTAIKKFVFLLLTHLDLEMCDPEAKLPPVNASRYGFGMLQPDGELQVRYRLKRTQHEM